The following coding sequences lie in one Montipora foliosa isolate CH-2021 chromosome 11, ASM3666993v2, whole genome shotgun sequence genomic window:
- the LOC137975025 gene encoding ras-related protein Rab-3C-like yields MAEASKKQQWVDHCFKVIIIGDYKVGKTTLLCKYTGRELPRTGSAGSEISVDFRTKTLQRGDKKVKLQIWDIAGQERFRTAVASYYRGASGVILVYDVSNRESFQNIGYWYAEMKRLCQPNTKGILVGNHRYKSDPREVSTEDGQHLAEHLELPFLETSTVKGININECFDQIVDILLDEMERSKQLKELTTLVLPASGQELKQIEACSCVVL; encoded by the exons ATGGCAGAGGCTTCCAAAAAGCAACAGTGGGTAGATCACTGTTTCAAAGTCATCATAATCGGCGATTATAAAGTTGGAAAGACAACCTTATTATGTAAATACACTGGTCGCGAATTGCCACGCACTGGTAGTGCTGGTAGTGAAATTAGTGTGGATTTTCGAACGAAAACTCTTCAAAGGGGAGACAAGAAAGTTAAGCTGCAGATCTGGGACATCGCAGGGCAAGAAAGATTTCGAACAGCAGTTGCTAGTTATTATCGGGGAGCTTCTGGAGTTATTTTGGTATATGATGTCTCCAACagggaatcttttcaaaacaTAGGCTATTG GTATGCCGAAATGAAGAGGTTATGTCAACCAAACACCAAAGGTATACTCGTTGGGAACCATCGCTACAAGTCTGATCCGAGGGAAGTTTCAACAGAAGATGGCCAGCACCTAGCTGAGCACCTAGAACTACCTTTCTTAGAAACCAGCACTGTGAAAGGCATTAACATTAATGAGTGTTTTGATCAAATTGTGGATATTCTTCTTGATGAAATGGAAAGGTCCAAGCAATTGAAAGAATTGACAACACTGGTGTTGCCTGCTAGTGGACAAGAGTTAAAACAAATAGAAGCCTGCTCTTGTGTAGTGCTTTAA